A single region of the Phycisphaerae bacterium genome encodes:
- a CDS encoding redoxin domain-containing protein: protein MRLPPPSRAWAVGEEVPDFTLPDQDGRQVSLADYRGKGPVLLVFYRGFW, encoded by the coding sequence ATGCGATTGCCTCCGCCGTCTCGTGCGTGGGCTGTCGGTGAGGAGGTGCCCGATTTCACGCTTCCCGATCAGGACGGGCGTCAGGTCTCGCTCGCTGATTACCGGGGCAAGGGCCCGGTGCTGCTTGTTTTCTATCGGGGCTTCTGGTGA
- a CDS encoding amidophosphoribosyltransferase yields MTARDNRIKEYCGLFGVWGRADAAELTYLGIYAQQHRGQEAAGICSVREGRIERHAGLGLVTQAFSSATLEQVRGKASIGHVRYSTTGSCSEINCQPLLVNYSRGQVAVAHNGNLVNALTLRRDYESRGAIFQTSSDTEVILHLLASPKFDDTADPLAAVLRELRGAYSLLFMLPDRIEAARDPQGLRPLCIGRLDDGAYCVASETCALDLVGADHVRDVLPGEIVTLSDEGISSRMFAEPQEIRPAHCIFEHVYFADPSSRVFNQNVHLFRVASGRRLAREAPAEADLVIPVPNAARCAAMGYSEVIGIPRGRGFTTNHYMGRSFIMPTQRQRDLAVRVKLNVIREAVQGKRLIVVEDSVVRGTTTRGKMNALRKAGAKEIHLRVASPPIRHPCYYGIDFPSQRELIATGRSIEDIQAFLEVDSLAYLSIEGLLECASQSASSYCTACFSGRYPVPIETPLNKLDLELPASSR; encoded by the coding sequence CTGACCGCTCGCGACAATCGCATCAAAGAGTACTGCGGCCTATTCGGCGTGTGGGGGCGTGCCGATGCCGCCGAACTAACCTACCTTGGAATCTACGCCCAGCAGCACCGAGGCCAGGAAGCGGCGGGAATCTGCAGCGTACGAGAGGGGCGAATCGAACGGCACGCGGGCCTGGGTCTCGTCACTCAGGCATTCAGCAGTGCGACTCTCGAGCAGGTGCGTGGCAAAGCCTCCATCGGTCATGTTCGGTACTCAACCACCGGCTCGTGCAGCGAGATAAACTGCCAGCCTCTGCTCGTGAACTATTCACGCGGTCAGGTCGCGGTGGCACACAACGGTAACTTAGTCAACGCCCTCACACTGCGGCGCGATTACGAATCGCGGGGCGCGATCTTCCAGACATCAAGCGACACGGAAGTCATCCTGCACCTCCTGGCTAGCCCGAAGTTCGACGACACGGCCGATCCGCTGGCAGCCGTGCTTCGCGAACTGCGCGGTGCCTACTCCCTGCTTTTCATGCTTCCCGACCGGATCGAGGCGGCTCGCGACCCGCAAGGATTGCGACCGCTCTGTATCGGCCGGCTGGACGATGGCGCGTACTGCGTCGCCAGCGAAACGTGCGCCCTGGACCTTGTCGGGGCGGATCATGTCCGCGATGTTCTGCCGGGCGAGATCGTCACGCTGTCGGACGAGGGCATATCATCGCGCATGTTTGCGGAGCCTCAAGAGATCCGCCCGGCCCACTGCATCTTCGAGCATGTCTATTTCGCGGATCCATCGAGCCGCGTGTTCAATCAGAATGTGCATTTGTTCCGCGTGGCGTCCGGCCGTCGGCTCGCTCGTGAAGCGCCGGCCGAAGCCGATCTGGTTATTCCCGTTCCGAACGCCGCCCGGTGTGCGGCGATGGGATACAGCGAAGTCATCGGGATCCCGCGCGGTCGCGGATTCACGACCAACCACTACATGGGTCGCAGTTTCATCATGCCAACCCAGCGGCAGCGGGATCTCGCCGTCCGCGTAAAACTGAACGTGATTCGCGAGGCCGTGCAAGGCAAACGACTAATCGTCGTCGAGGATTCAGTCGTCCGCGGAACAACAACTCGCGGAAAGATGAACGCGCTTCGAAAAGCCGGCGCGAAGGAAATTCACCTGCGCGTCGCAAGCCCGCCGATTCGACACCCCTGCTACTATGGCATCGACTTTCCCAGCCAGCGGGAGTTGATCGCCACCGGCCGCAGCATTGAGGACATACAAGCTTTTCTCGAAGTGGATTCCCTCGCCTATCTCTCGATTGAAGGCCTGCTCGAGTGCGCGTCACAGTCCGCGTCGAGCTACTGCACGGCATGCTTCTCCGGTCGCTACCCGGTCCCGATCGAAACGCCACTCAACAAGTTGGACCTGGAGCTGCCCGCGTCCAGCAGATGA
- a CDS encoding sigma-70 family RNA polymerase sigma factor — protein MSTLDGTGTLSQTDDADKFLVVAIRNGDQRAWHQLIERYQGRLLAFARSRLRNPGEAEDALQETLLGFVTSLPHFDESRSLETYLYAILRYKIGELLSRKERSQELTAGFDIDDDAAPPDPVGGETPSSVALAAERERQQGEVLARILRRLIEELRDRGKLDDLEVVELLFYVGLRNKEAGERLGRDEKAVAGVKFRALGRLREFFEELAPVDRELIDVDALSSEATIARVWRSRRLSCLKRSTIGSYLLGVLEEPWLSYTVFHLDTIQCLMCRANLTDLSVESERLAQTDLSERLFQSSVGFLSHHSG, from the coding sequence TTGTCCACATTGGATGGGACGGGCACCTTGAGTCAGACGGACGACGCAGACAAGTTCCTCGTCGTTGCGATTCGCAATGGCGATCAGCGTGCCTGGCATCAACTCATCGAGCGCTACCAGGGCCGCCTACTGGCGTTTGCCCGCTCGCGGCTCCGAAATCCCGGCGAGGCCGAAGACGCCCTGCAGGAAACCTTGCTCGGTTTTGTCACGAGCCTGCCGCATTTTGATGAGAGCCGATCGCTTGAAACTTATCTCTACGCCATTCTCCGCTACAAGATCGGTGAACTGCTCTCCCGCAAAGAACGGTCCCAGGAACTGACGGCGGGATTCGACATCGATGACGACGCGGCCCCGCCTGATCCGGTGGGCGGTGAAACGCCGAGCAGTGTGGCGCTGGCTGCGGAACGCGAGCGTCAGCAGGGGGAAGTACTCGCTCGCATACTTCGCCGACTCATCGAAGAGCTTCGGGACCGTGGCAAGCTGGACGATCTTGAAGTCGTCGAGTTGCTTTTTTACGTCGGACTTCGAAACAAGGAGGCGGGTGAACGGCTGGGCCGCGACGAGAAGGCCGTCGCGGGTGTCAAGTTCAGGGCACTAGGCCGCTTGCGGGAGTTCTTCGAGGAGTTGGCTCCCGTGGATCGTGAGTTGATTGATGTGGACGCGCTGTCAAGTGAGGCGACCATCGCCCGCGTGTGGCGTAGCCGTCGGCTGAGTTGCCTGAAGCGCAGTACGATCGGCTCATACCTGCTCGGTGTACTGGAGGAGCCGTGGTTGTCTTATACCGTCTTTCATCTCGATACGATCCAGTGTCTGATGTGCCGTGCCAATCTGACCGACCTTTCTGTTGAAAGCGAACGGCTTGCCCAGACCGACCTATCCGAGCGGCTCTTTCAATCGAGCGTCGGATTTCTTTCGCATCACAGCGGCTGA
- a CDS encoding serine/threonine protein kinase encodes MSFRFNQGDRPLPGYTIQRGVGRGGFGEVYYALSDGGKEVALKYLRENPQVELRGATHCLNLKSPYLVALHDIKQSVAGEFFVIMEFVNGASLRDLMNEEPRGLGTQKAAYFTREIAKGLAYLHDRGIVHRDLKPGNIFYEDGYVKIGDYGLSKMMAASQHSGQTVSVGTVHYMAPEVGSGNYDRTIDIYALGVILYEMLLGRVPFSGSSMGEVLMKHLTAQPEVDELPAPFPHVIRKALAKDPNDRYQTVNEMMTDLFDAEDLSRSVGAFEPASISTLASRAARKIARSMNETLPAGGGHAIGTGSSNIGQFAPPPIIAAPLGNRMEGRIESHPAIPAAPAVATRGLGLWPGPSNPINAVMSVVACSAAAGAATVMNHGDFEFWLAMFLHGVAFLTSVFLWQSWMRRSEGNRHNWNAKLALVVLGIALTYIVNWLAVEMGWGLPKVGSLGLPLAASFVFVDWRGRLDEGRRGTISAGSAMSAAAFGVIAWFISEADLVCMIAILAGASLGIQALGALWPIAPNRSSDAGTGKNRSDASFDGQIRQASAEIVNGAAVGISRDGSAGSGRERSTNQAIKKSGFRTSLPERHPASRALWFVAAGVLGLGATICFIALPLLNLGRDEFTGTLIGGVVQSIFMLFAISCAVPRFKKGLWRGIFRKGISFAGVAIAAGCGIASGQLRLTNEEFFGLIIGILVGAIMSLIVWVIPVPMPSFLREASESGPTNDGEAARLLNRARKFRWAGFVTWGIAILLIPTLLATVPKRDWESAFPATMIPLGFIGLGLHIAATVLKRRARKPKPPVSTPVELPLRRSFRAESLSGLRRSLEQYAFLNGYRVDHPGELLWRLTRGEWIARFWQSDVRKWKTEINLVATENGQEGYWVNCMLDIDAPFHKPDRSMLRKLDEQLGELQALIAGAPADQEREIVV; translated from the coding sequence ATGAGCTTTCGATTCAATCAAGGTGATCGGCCGTTGCCGGGATACACGATCCAACGCGGGGTGGGGCGCGGTGGATTTGGCGAGGTGTATTACGCACTTTCCGATGGCGGCAAGGAAGTCGCGCTGAAGTACCTGCGAGAGAACCCACAGGTCGAACTCCGTGGCGCCACGCACTGCCTCAATCTCAAGAGCCCGTACCTTGTTGCATTGCACGATATCAAGCAAAGTGTCGCCGGCGAATTCTTCGTCATCATGGAGTTTGTCAACGGAGCCTCGCTTCGCGACCTCATGAACGAAGAGCCGCGCGGACTTGGTACGCAGAAGGCCGCTTACTTCACCCGGGAGATCGCAAAGGGCCTGGCCTATCTTCATGACCGTGGCATCGTTCATCGCGATCTGAAACCCGGTAACATTTTTTATGAAGACGGCTATGTCAAAATCGGCGACTACGGTCTGTCGAAGATGATGGCCGCGAGCCAGCATAGCGGTCAGACCGTCAGCGTCGGCACCGTCCATTACATGGCTCCGGAAGTCGGCAGCGGCAACTACGACCGCACGATCGACATCTACGCCCTGGGCGTGATCCTCTATGAGATGCTCCTGGGGCGAGTTCCGTTCAGTGGTTCGAGCATGGGTGAGGTGCTGATGAAGCATCTAACCGCCCAGCCTGAAGTGGATGAACTTCCTGCGCCCTTTCCGCATGTCATACGCAAGGCTCTCGCGAAGGATCCGAACGACCGCTATCAGACTGTGAATGAGATGATGACGGATCTGTTCGATGCGGAAGACCTCAGTCGATCCGTTGGCGCTTTTGAGCCGGCCAGTATTTCGACGCTGGCCAGCCGCGCTGCGCGAAAGATCGCGCGGTCCATGAATGAGACCCTGCCGGCCGGCGGAGGCCACGCGATCGGTACCGGCAGCAGCAACATTGGTCAATTCGCGCCGCCCCCGATTATCGCCGCCCCCCTGGGTAATCGCATGGAGGGTCGGATCGAATCTCATCCCGCCATCCCGGCTGCTCCAGCAGTCGCAACCAGAGGCCTTGGCCTATGGCCGGGACCGTCAAATCCCATCAACGCGGTCATGTCAGTCGTTGCATGCTCGGCCGCGGCCGGTGCGGCGACCGTGATGAATCACGGGGATTTCGAATTCTGGCTTGCGATGTTCCTTCATGGCGTTGCCTTCCTGACTTCGGTGTTTCTGTGGCAATCGTGGATGCGCCGGTCCGAAGGGAATCGCCATAACTGGAACGCGAAGCTTGCGCTCGTAGTGCTTGGAATTGCACTCACTTACATTGTCAATTGGCTGGCAGTCGAGATGGGTTGGGGGCTGCCGAAAGTTGGAAGCCTGGGTCTTCCGCTTGCTGCGTCGTTCGTGTTTGTCGATTGGCGCGGCCGTCTGGACGAGGGCCGACGTGGGACAATCTCCGCGGGTTCCGCCATGTCGGCCGCCGCATTCGGAGTCATCGCCTGGTTCATTTCCGAGGCCGATCTGGTTTGCATGATTGCCATTCTCGCAGGCGCGTCACTTGGCATTCAGGCCCTGGGCGCGTTGTGGCCGATCGCACCGAATCGCTCCAGCGACGCCGGGACGGGGAAGAACCGAAGCGACGCATCGTTCGACGGCCAAATCAGGCAAGCGTCAGCCGAAATTGTGAACGGAGCCGCTGTCGGTATTTCTCGGGATGGCTCAGCAGGGTCGGGACGGGAGCGATCGACCAATCAGGCAATTAAGAAGTCGGGTTTTCGCACGTCACTCCCCGAGCGCCATCCAGCGTCTCGCGCACTCTGGTTCGTCGCGGCAGGGGTGCTTGGGCTTGGAGCGACCATTTGTTTCATTGCATTGCCCTTACTGAATCTCGGAAGGGACGAGTTCACCGGTACGCTCATCGGCGGCGTGGTTCAATCGATCTTCATGCTCTTCGCCATCTCCTGCGCCGTGCCACGATTCAAAAAAGGCCTTTGGCGAGGCATCTTTCGTAAAGGAATCAGTTTTGCCGGAGTCGCCATCGCTGCCGGGTGCGGAATCGCCTCAGGTCAATTGCGCCTGACCAATGAGGAATTCTTCGGCCTGATTATCGGGATCCTGGTTGGCGCGATCATGTCATTAATCGTCTGGGTGATTCCCGTGCCCATGCCGTCTTTTCTGCGTGAAGCGAGTGAGAGCGGCCCGACGAATGATGGGGAGGCCGCCAGACTCTTGAATCGAGCCCGAAAATTTCGATGGGCCGGCTTTGTCACATGGGGCATCGCGATTCTCCTTATTCCGACGTTACTGGCGACCGTTCCCAAACGCGACTGGGAATCAGCATTTCCGGCGACGATGATCCCGCTGGGCTTCATCGGACTCGGACTGCATATCGCCGCCACAGTCCTGAAGCGGAGGGCGCGCAAGCCGAAGCCTCCGGTAAGCACGCCCGTCGAATTGCCGTTGCGCCGGTCGTTCCGCGCCGAATCGCTTTCGGGCCTGCGTCGGTCGCTTGAGCAGTATGCGTTTCTCAACGGATATCGCGTCGATCATCCTGGCGAATTGCTATGGCGACTGACTCGGGGCGAATGGATTGCGCGATTCTGGCAGTCCGACGTGCGTAAATGGAAGACCGAAATCAATCTCGTGGCCACAGAGAACGGTCAGGAAGGTTACTGGGTCAATTGCATGCTGGACATCGATGCGCCGTTCCACAAGCCGGACCGCTCGATGCTCCGAAAACTCGATGAGCAATTAGGCGAATTACAGGCCCTCATCGCCGGTGCGCCGGCGGATCAGGAACGGGAGATCGTCGTATGA
- a CDS encoding VCBS repeat-containing protein codes for MKQPECIAITMLILLAASVVDTPALADDAEFVLLMNRGKALIENRDSVKAVETIEAALRLCPDSAVALRNLARAALIAGLHEKAISALTEAAKIDPMSSSTPYLHGLVLARDSRFEDAVPFFEAATKLDAVTPAVRFQLALAYQATGRDDAAGVQFRETVRLDPMHAAAWFKLAAYARQAGEVEEARRCTLEFTRLRKLFGDQSRNAESLESCIHTRPEAIINTLASVSARRTTTQPATSSPNDPDAASAAPIKVRFVDATSTAFSGQNQKFASMAILDTDDAGRPGVAMVTDQGGIRIARWSKSAGFELQSVDLTLDDLKGVKAVVVGDYHNDVPKGEKYDARSHARNDLLLIHGDGLTLLRQSGRGTFVDVTDRSGLRGVRAESAVWADIDHDGDLDLVLACRDGARIFQNNGNETFKDVSGEVGMPQIEDCERAAAVDLDRNDAIDLILIRGHQPTVVIENRRAGQFARMVEPPGPWPAANRILADDLNLDGNIDIVLLGADRAEIIDWGTPARGRLDYAGFDACDTALVDWDNDGQIDIVISGKSEGEGAAIRGWRNDGNGGFSQAPAGFFNIGTQQGHISQILSGDFDGDGDTDLLALTRDGSPIFLRNDGGNANRQIKVRLLAQKTNPSGFGTHVEVRVGRFFTSREVTSPAIEIGVGARDRLDLIQTIWTNGVVDNQLDIQTASAPFVILEKNVATGSCPFLYAWDGAGFRFVTDILGNAPIGLPLTRQMLLPADPEEIVLIGNDESLRATNNRFVLEITSEFLEVLYMDDVELLAVDHPPGAEVHSTDKIMIPPFPPSEIRLLQHRRSPILAMGDDGIDRTQAMEEIDGRFAPPGALLPPPYRGMCRPLVLTLDFGEPIDASGSIVLALTGWLQYGQGSTNIALSQNPDALVSMPKLEVEMPDGGWRVVDVDVGMPAGKTKTILVDLDGKVPPAFRRLRLTNTFEIRWDRLALFESVPLSRNVVRSSRPDSAQLRWRGFSDLRARAQDHPTTPDYDQVSPVPMWRSNMYGWCTRYGDVLELVSARDGALVLANGGDALRLEFDADDFAPVAPGMTRTYFLRSYGWEKDGDHNVVGGDSIDPLPPGARQGDWILKYNTRWSAGDRYRRSGEHSAN; via the coding sequence ATGAAACAACCAGAGTGCATCGCAATCACCATGCTCATTCTTCTCGCCGCGTCAGTCGTCGATACCCCGGCATTGGCCGACGACGCCGAGTTCGTCCTTTTGATGAACCGCGGCAAAGCGCTGATCGAGAATCGCGACTCGGTCAAAGCCGTCGAAACCATCGAGGCCGCCCTGAGGCTGTGCCCGGATTCGGCCGTGGCGCTTCGCAATCTGGCCCGCGCGGCCTTGATCGCGGGTCTACATGAGAAAGCCATATCGGCACTGACCGAAGCGGCGAAAATTGATCCGATGTCGTCCTCAACGCCATATCTGCATGGTCTGGTGCTGGCGCGCGATAGTCGATTCGAGGATGCGGTGCCGTTCTTCGAGGCGGCGACAAAGCTCGACGCAGTCACTCCCGCAGTCCGTTTTCAACTCGCTTTGGCCTATCAGGCGACCGGTCGAGACGACGCGGCCGGCGTGCAATTTCGCGAGACCGTCCGACTGGATCCGATGCACGCGGCGGCATGGTTCAAACTCGCAGCATATGCCCGTCAGGCAGGCGAGGTGGAAGAGGCCCGGCGATGCACGCTTGAATTCACACGTCTGAGGAAGTTGTTCGGCGATCAATCACGAAATGCCGAATCTCTCGAGTCCTGCATCCACACACGGCCGGAAGCAATCATCAACACGTTAGCGTCAGTTAGTGCCAGGCGGACGACAACCCAACCCGCAACGTCCAGTCCCAACGATCCGGATGCCGCCTCGGCCGCGCCGATCAAAGTAAGATTCGTTGACGCCACTTCGACCGCATTTTCCGGACAGAATCAGAAATTCGCGTCGATGGCCATACTCGATACCGACGATGCGGGTCGCCCCGGTGTTGCGATGGTGACGGACCAGGGCGGGATCAGAATTGCCCGATGGAGTAAATCCGCCGGGTTCGAACTGCAATCCGTGGATTTGACCTTGGATGATTTGAAGGGCGTGAAGGCGGTGGTCGTTGGCGATTATCATAATGATGTTCCGAAGGGCGAGAAATACGACGCCCGATCGCATGCGCGAAACGATCTCCTTCTGATTCATGGCGATGGACTGACACTACTCAGGCAATCCGGCCGTGGAACATTCGTCGATGTGACAGATAGATCAGGCCTGCGCGGCGTACGGGCAGAAAGCGCCGTATGGGCGGACATCGATCACGATGGCGATCTGGATCTTGTTCTGGCCTGCCGAGACGGCGCGAGAATCTTCCAGAACAATGGTAACGAGACCTTCAAGGACGTCTCCGGCGAGGTGGGGATGCCGCAGATCGAGGATTGCGAACGCGCTGCCGCGGTTGATCTTGATCGCAACGACGCAATCGATCTCATCCTGATACGCGGCCATCAGCCTACCGTCGTGATTGAGAATCGTCGCGCCGGGCAATTCGCGCGAATGGTGGAGCCGCCGGGACCCTGGCCAGCGGCCAATCGGATTCTGGCGGATGACCTGAATCTTGACGGAAACATTGATATCGTACTGTTGGGAGCAGATCGAGCAGAAATCATCGACTGGGGAACGCCGGCTCGTGGGCGCCTGGATTATGCCGGCTTTGATGCCTGCGATACCGCACTCGTGGATTGGGACAATGACGGTCAGATCGACATTGTGATTTCCGGAAAATCAGAAGGTGAAGGCGCGGCCATTCGAGGTTGGAGAAACGATGGGAATGGTGGATTCTCCCAGGCGCCCGCAGGTTTTTTCAATATTGGGACGCAACAAGGTCACATCTCGCAGATCCTGTCCGGCGATTTCGACGGCGACGGTGACACGGACTTGCTCGCGTTGACCCGGGACGGCTCACCGATTTTCCTTCGCAACGATGGCGGGAATGCCAATCGACAGATCAAGGTACGGCTTCTCGCGCAGAAGACGAATCCCTCCGGATTCGGAACCCATGTCGAAGTTCGCGTCGGCCGCTTCTTCACGTCGCGCGAAGTCACGTCGCCGGCCATTGAGATCGGAGTAGGGGCACGCGATCGACTCGACCTGATTCAAACAATCTGGACCAACGGCGTGGTCGATAATCAACTGGACATACAAACCGCCTCGGCCCCATTCGTGATTCTTGAGAAGAATGTGGCGACGGGTTCCTGCCCGTTTCTATACGCGTGGGATGGCGCCGGGTTTCGCTTCGTGACGGATATCCTCGGCAATGCGCCGATCGGCCTTCCGCTGACCCGACAAATGCTCCTGCCTGCCGATCCCGAGGAAATTGTCCTGATCGGCAACGACGAGTCACTTCGAGCCACAAACAATCGCTTCGTGCTCGAAATCACGAGCGAATTTCTGGAAGTCCTGTACATGGACGATGTGGAGCTGCTGGCCGTCGATCATCCGCCGGGCGCGGAGGTCCACTCAACCGACAAGATCATGATTCCACCGTTTCCGCCGTCGGAGATTCGCCTGCTCCAACACCGACGATCGCCCATACTGGCGATGGGTGACGACGGTATCGATCGGACTCAGGCAATGGAAGAGATCGACGGCCGGTTCGCACCGCCGGGCGCGCTATTGCCGCCGCCCTATCGCGGCATGTGTCGTCCGCTGGTTCTGACGCTGGATTTTGGCGAACCTATCGACGCATCTGGAAGCATCGTTCTCGCTCTCACTGGTTGGCTCCAGTATGGACAAGGCAGCACAAACATCGCTCTGTCGCAGAACCCCGATGCATTGGTGTCGATGCCGAAACTGGAAGTCGAAATGCCCGACGGTGGGTGGAGGGTTGTCGATGTCGATGTCGGCATGCCGGCCGGCAAGACAAAGACGATACTTGTCGACCTGGATGGCAAGGTTCCGCCGGCATTTCGCCGGCTGAGGCTGACGAATACGTTTGAAATTCGCTGGGACCGGCTCGCGCTCTTCGAGAGCGTGCCGCTTTCCCGCAATGTGGTTCGCTCTTCAAGGCCGGATTCGGCTCAACTGCGGTGGCGCGGATTTTCCGATCTTCGAGCGCGGGCCCAGGACCATCCGACCACACCGGATTATGACCAGGTGTCCCCCGTTCCAATGTGGCGATCGAACATGTACGGATGGTGCACGCGATACGGCGACGTGCTCGAGCTAGTATCTGCTCGCGATGGCGCTCTCGTGCTGGCCAACGGCGGGGACGCACTGCGACTGGAATTTGATGCCGACGACTTCGCACCCGTTGCTCCCGGCATGACACGCACCTACTTCTTACGATCGTACGGCTGGGAGAAAGATGGCGACCACAACGTCGTCGGTGGTGATTCGATCGATCCGCTTCCGCCTGGTGCAAGGCAAGGCGACTGGATTCTTAAGTACAACACGCGATGGTCGGCAGGTGACCGATATCGGCGTTCCGGCGAACACAGTGCGAACTGA
- the rnr gene encoding ribonuclease R: MAKRFSDRIIEFMGRSDYRPVRAHKLARVMSVADAEMGEFRDAVDALRRLGRVIIGANNAVMLGQASSQVVGVYRANPRGFGFVVPDEATEHGDLYIPQGESGDALTGDRVICSVLKRGKRDGKQVFGGRILKVVERGNSRFVGALTLEASTWYVQSDGNTLHSPILIGDPHAKGARSGDQVVVELVEYPREGRPARGVIVERLGRRGDPGVDLAGIIEQYQLPDAFPEEVLDETRRLAQGFDPEEAVRQREDLSGLTIVTIDPDDARDFDDAISLTPVAERSRDGDRQWHVSNRPHGPAAWEVGVHIADVSHFVRIDSELDKEAVRRGTSIYLPGRVIPMLPEILSNGLCSLQENEPRLCKSAFIRYDRQGRVVSSRFANTLIRSSRRLTYGAAQEIIDGRTEGVSKSIVELVLRMDQVARAIRERRISDGMIVLELPAVDLVYDPDGRVIDARPEDTSFSHTIIEMFMVEANEAVARRLSSLDVPFLRRIHPPPEKESVLGMAKFMRAVGLKLPKQIQPSDLQVALDKLRGKPEGRAVNLAVLKSMQSAEYSPKQIGHFALASDDYAHFTSPIRRYPDLMVHRLLDLSFDGQLPIVRKRGHRRPAAFVPQDELTELGRRMSFLARRAESAERELKTLKVLSLLAKQVGEGFEGVVTGVTQFGLFVQHPKYLIDGLIRIEDLGDDWWDVDIGTARIRGQRNGKTFTLGTRLSVVIAEVDLSRRQLSLGLPDVNPASPKRRHAAAAAPRSNRTRGQQSRGRSAGGSQRKTGPKSHRKGKSGRRR; this comes from the coding sequence ATGGCCAAACGATTTTCCGACCGCATCATCGAATTCATGGGGCGCTCGGATTACCGGCCCGTGCGTGCCCACAAGCTCGCCCGGGTGATGAGCGTCGCTGACGCAGAGATGGGCGAGTTTCGCGATGCGGTTGACGCGCTACGCCGGCTTGGCCGCGTGATCATCGGCGCAAACAACGCGGTCATGCTGGGACAGGCATCGTCGCAGGTCGTGGGGGTGTACCGCGCCAATCCGCGAGGGTTTGGCTTCGTCGTCCCGGATGAAGCGACTGAACACGGGGATCTATACATCCCACAAGGCGAGTCCGGTGACGCGCTGACCGGCGATCGAGTCATTTGTTCCGTTCTGAAGCGTGGCAAGCGTGACGGCAAGCAAGTCTTCGGCGGCCGAATTCTGAAGGTTGTTGAGCGCGGCAACAGCCGGTTCGTCGGTGCACTGACCCTCGAAGCCTCGACCTGGTACGTCCAATCCGACGGCAACACATTGCACAGCCCGATCCTGATTGGCGATCCGCATGCCAAGGGCGCGCGGTCGGGTGACCAGGTCGTCGTGGAACTGGTTGAATACCCGCGCGAGGGGCGACCGGCGCGGGGAGTGATCGTCGAGCGGCTGGGCCGGCGCGGTGATCCAGGCGTCGACCTCGCCGGCATTATCGAACAATATCAACTGCCGGATGCATTCCCGGAAGAGGTCCTCGACGAGACACGAAGACTGGCGCAAGGCTTTGATCCGGAGGAGGCTGTCCGACAACGCGAAGACCTCAGCGGCCTGACGATCGTAACCATCGATCCAGACGATGCCCGGGATTTCGATGATGCCATTTCGCTGACGCCTGTCGCGGAACGTTCAAGGGATGGTGATCGACAGTGGCATGTTTCGAATCGTCCTCATGGCCCGGCGGCATGGGAAGTCGGTGTTCACATCGCGGACGTCAGCCATTTTGTGAGAATCGATTCCGAACTGGATAAGGAAGCGGTGCGACGCGGCACGAGTATTTACCTGCCCGGCCGGGTTATTCCGATGCTCCCCGAAATTTTGTCGAACGGATTGTGCAGCCTGCAGGAGAATGAGCCGCGACTCTGCAAAAGCGCGTTCATTCGATATGACAGGCAAGGCCGGGTCGTCAGTTCCAGGTTTGCGAACACGCTGATTCGATCGTCACGCCGACTCACCTACGGCGCCGCGCAGGAGATCATCGATGGGCGGACGGAGGGCGTTTCCAAGTCGATCGTCGAGCTGGTTCTGCGGATGGATCAAGTCGCCCGCGCGATTCGCGAACGCCGAATCAGCGATGGCATGATCGTTCTGGAACTGCCGGCGGTGGACCTGGTCTACGATCCGGATGGCCGCGTGATCGATGCGCGCCCTGAGGACACGAGCTTCAGTCACACGATCATTGAAATGTTCATGGTTGAAGCCAACGAAGCCGTCGCACGGCGGCTATCGAGTCTTGATGTCCCGTTTCTGCGTCGTATTCATCCACCTCCGGAGAAGGAATCGGTCCTCGGCATGGCGAAATTCATGCGAGCAGTGGGACTGAAGCTGCCTAAACAGATTCAACCCAGTGATTTGCAAGTAGCACTCGATAAGCTACGCGGAAAGCCGGAGGGTCGCGCCGTCAATCTCGCCGTTCTGAAGTCCATGCAATCCGCGGAGTACTCGCCGAAGCAGATCGGACACTTCGCACTTGCCAGCGATGACTACGCGCACTTCACGAGCCCGATTCGGCGTTATCCCGACCTGATGGTTCATCGCCTGCTTGATCTTTCTTTCGATGGGCAACTGCCGATTGTCCGCAAACGAGGGCATCGTCGACCGGCCGCGTTCGTGCCGCAGGATGAACTCACCGAGCTTGGCCGGCGAATGTCATTCCTTGCCCGCCGTGCCGAGAGCGCTGAGCGGGAACTCAAGACGCTCAAGGTTCTTTCGTTGCTCGCGAAGCAGGTGGGCGAAGGGTTCGAAGGCGTGGTCACGGGTGTGACACAGTTCGGCTTGTTCGTGCAGCACCCGAAGTATCTGATTGATGGCTTGATCCGGATTGAGGATCTCGGGGACGATTGGTGGGATGTGGACATCGGCACAGCGCGAATACGGGGGCAGCGGAATGGGAAGACATTCACGCTTGGTACGCGGCTCAGTGTTGTGATCGCTGAGGTCGATCTGTCGCGGCGACAACTCAGCCTCGGTCTTCCTGATGTCAACCCCGCATCCCCAAAGCGGCGACATGCAGCCGCCGCTGCGCCGCGGAGCAACCGCACCCGAGGCCAACAGAGTCGCGGAAGGTCGGCCGGAGGATCCCAGCGTAAGACAGGCCCGAAATCGCATCGAAAAGGCAAATCCGGACGAAGGCGATGA